GAGCGCGAGAGTCGGACTCACAGCCGAGGAGATCGGGTTGAATGTGGATGCATTATTGGACGGCGCCAAGGTGGGAGAGGTGCGGCCGGAGGGCAAACGGATAGACCTTACCCTGATGGGGCAGGAGACCACGATTCGTCATACTCAGGATTTCCGGGACTTATTGCTGAATTCCCCAACGGGTGAGCGGATTACACTCGGCACGGTGGCCGACGTGTATCTCGTAGACAGTCCGACTCAGATCAATCATATCGAGAGTCAGAGGGCCATTACCATAAGGGTCAGCCCGCCGGAGGACATGCCACTCCAGACGGCTATGGATACCATCCAGAACAAGGTGGTAAAGCCCCTCACCGACTCCGGAGAATTGAAGCCGCCTTACCGCGTCTCGATTTCCGGGACTGCCGACGACTTGACTCGCACCCGGAAGGCCCTCCAGTGGAATTTCCTGCTGGCCCTGGTGATCACATTCCTGTTGATGAGCGCCCTTTTCGAGAACTTCCTATACCCGCTCATCATCATGTTCAGCGTGCCGCTGGCGGCCGCCGGCGGATTTCTGGGCCTGTACCTCACCTCGCATTTCATCGCATACAGCGCATTGGACGTGTTGACCATGCTGGGATTCGTGATTCTTGTCGGGGTGGTGGTGAACAACGCCATACTCATTGTGTATCAGGCGTTGAACTTCATGCGCGAGGCCGGACTTGAACCCCGGAACGCGATTCGGAGGTCGGTGGAAGTGCGCATTCGACCGATCTTCATGACCGCGTTGACGTCGGTTTTCGGTATGCTCCCATTGGTGCTTTTTCCCGGAGCCGGATCCGAGCTTTACCGGGGCCTGGGAAGCGTAGTCGTGGGCGGTCTGATCGTATCTACCGTTTTTACGCTTATTCTGGTCCCTTCCCTGTTTTCCCTGGCCATGGACTTGTGGATGAAGACCAGGCAGGCGATCGAAGGACCCGATCAGGGGGAAAAGCCATTGGAGGTGGAGGGCAAAACTTCGTGATCCGTACCGGCCGCGATGCCCGCCGTCGAGACTTCAGCGCCGCGTTCGCCCGTAAGCAATCGATCTCGATATCCGAGGAACCATGACCGCCACCGTTTCTTTCTTCGCTCCCGCGTTCAAACGATACGACGCCGACGGTTTCAGCAACGTGACCCGCTGTGGAACCTCGATGGTGAGCGTAACCGGAGAATGGTGCGCTCTTCAGTGCGGCCACTGCGCGGGCGGCATTCTGAAGCATGCCAGAGCCGCAACCACCCCGGAGAAGCTGATGGAACAGGCGCATCGGCTGGTGCAAAAAGGGGGAGACAGTATACTGATCAGCGGCGGGTCTCGCCCGGACGGTTCGGTTCCGCTCGAGCCCTTCGTGCCGACGATGCGGCGGATCAAAGAAGAGTTGGGACTCAAGATCCTGGTCCACACCGGCCTCGTAAACGAGGCCTCGGCCGACGCGCTGGCTCGGGCGCCGATCGATTGCGCCATGCTCGACGTGGTGGGCGATGACAGAACCATTCGTCAGGTGCTACACCTGAACGCAAGCACCGACGACTTCGAACGGGCGCTCGTCCTGTTGGAAGAAAGGCGAATCCCTTCAGCGCCCCATGTGGTTCTCGGTCTCGGTTTTGGGGAAGTCCGTGGCGAGTCCGTGGCCTTCCGCATGATTCGGGGCAAGGTCATTTCCTCCCTGGTTCTGGTCCTGTTCCGCCCCACCCCCCACACTCCCATGAGCCGGTGTCGTCCTCTCGATCCCGAGGATGCGGGACGTCTGTTTCGGGAAGCCAGGAGTTTGTTTCCGGAGGTTCCCGTAGTCCTGGGTTGCGAACGCCCCATGGGCCGGCACAGGGACCGAACGGATCTTCTTGCCATCGAGGCCGGACTGGACGGCATAGCGTTCCCGTCCGATTCGGCGCTTCGAAAAGCGCGCGAGGACGGCTTGGCTGTCCGGTATCGGACCGAGTGCTGCTCCATGATCGGAGCCGCCTTTTCCCCAACGGGAACCGAGCGAAAACCGTAATCCGGGGGCTTTCTATCGGCCACTGGAATCGTGATTGGAAGATACGTAGAAAATTGTTGTAGGATGTTCCCGCGTAAATGATTATTTTCTTATTGCCTTTTCGCGGCCCCCTCGATAGACCGTTTGATCAGGAGAACCTCATGTCATTGAAGCATAGCAAGCCCGGCGCCGGAAAGTTCACCAGGGCCATCCATGGCGGCGAAATGGACCCCAGCCTGTTCGGAGAGGTGTCCATACCCATTTTTCAGACCTCCACGTTCGCCTTCCCGACCGCTGAAGAAGGGGCGGCGCGTTTTACCGGAGAACGGCCGGGATACATCTACACGCGCCTCAAGAATCCGACTATAGACGCACTGGAAAGATGCGTGGCCGATCTCGAGGGGGCTTACGCGGCGGCGGCAACGGCGTCGGGAATGGGGGCGGTGAGCACCGTTTGCTTTGCCCTGCTGGAAAGCGGTTCGCATGTGGTGGCATCGGAAGTATTGTACGGTCCCAGCCGTGTGCTGATCGAGAGGGAGTTTTCCAGATTCGGGGTTCAGGCCACCTTCGTGGATACCACGGATACCGGGAATGTAGTTCAGGCCCTGAGAAGCAACACCCGGTTGGTGCTTTTGGAAACA
This is a stretch of genomic DNA from Deltaproteobacteria bacterium. It encodes these proteins:
- a CDS encoding radical SAM protein, which produces MTATVSFFAPAFKRYDADGFSNVTRCGTSMVSVTGEWCALQCGHCAGGILKHARAATTPEKLMEQAHRLVQKGGDSILISGGSRPDGSVPLEPFVPTMRRIKEELGLKILVHTGLVNEASADALARAPIDCAMLDVVGDDRTIRQVLHLNASTDDFERALVLLEERRIPSAPHVVLGLGFGEVRGESVAFRMIRGKVISSLVLVLFRPTPHTPMSRCRPLDPEDAGRLFREARSLFPEVPVVLGCERPMGRHRDRTDLLAIEAGLDGIAFPSDSALRKAREDGLAVRYRTECCSMIGAAFSPTGTERKP